The following proteins are encoded in a genomic region of Corylus avellana chromosome ca4, CavTom2PMs-1.0:
- the LOC132177264 gene encoding dehydration-responsive element-binding protein 2A-like encodes MKSCNNEIKLVRKALGIWSKKGCMKENGGLENSSYKYKGIRQRTRGRCVVEICKPKGKMLCLVSFENVVDAALSYDKAERTIYDSRARLNFLDDCSATTPSSICLAAILRSSGCTNYFEDISMKLVTPNLKNENGKDEWSSNTLHAAEIEAATVATLSSTQ; translated from the coding sequence ATGAAGTCTTGCAATAATGAGATCAAACTAGTTCGTAAAGCTCTAGGAATTTGGTCGAAGAAGGGATGCATGAAAGAAAATGGAGGACTCGAAAACTCATCATATAAATACAAAGGTATTAGGCAGAGGACAAGGGGTAGATGCGTTGTTGAGATTTGTAAGCCAAAGGGAAAAATGCTATGTCTTGTCAGTTTTGAAAATGTTGTTGATGCTGCCTTGTCTTACGATAAAGCTGAAAGAACAATATACGATTCTCGTGCTCGCCTCAACTTTCTAGATGATTGTTCAGCAACAACCCCATCAAGCATTTGTTTAGCAGCAATTCTGAGAAGCTCTGGTTGCACAAATTACTTTGAAGATATAAGCATGAAGCTTGTTactccaaatttaaaaaacgaGAATGGGAAAGATGAATGGAGCAGTAACACTCTGCATGCTGCAGAAATTGAAGCTGCTACTGTTGCCACACTAAGTAGTACGCAGTAG
- the LOC132179707 gene encoding probable E3 ubiquitin-protein ligase RHY1A, with protein sequence MTSASELFYTRRSRLGRSSPDLGFDRSSQYSHGSRRHHCDPLVPHHHHHRRDLGGGDPLRRSLHSSHHAERASVRLDQSTSQLVSSNSANTENLSRPRLSENERLPGAVLLARERLLERLRGVPLSGNRGSSRPSPYIYHSEPMLEEDIRGLFDIVRDTGTRISTGQSESSTITELTSQIERLQLLQEPKKKPPGLTQEALDCLRLEVFSSTVEGVAPNASQDCSICLETLLEGDELIRLPCGHRFHSACLDPWVRTCGDCPYCRRGIVVNSHRAMKTT encoded by the exons ATGACGAGCGCGTCGGAGCTATTTTACACCCGGAGGTCTCGCTTGGGCCGGAGCAGCCCGGATCTAGGGTTCGATCGGAGTTCTCAATATAGCCACGGTTCTCGTCGCCATCATTGCGATCCTCTCgttcctcatcatcatcatcatcgacGTGATTTGGGTGGCGGCGATCCTCTCCGGCGGTCTTTGCACTCGTCGCATCACGCG GAGCGTGCATCAGTTCGACTTGACCAAAGTACAAGTCAGCTTGTTTCAAGCAACAGTGCCAACACAGAAAATTTAAGTAGGCCAAGATTAAGTGAGAATGAAAGGCTTCCTGGGGCTGTGCTACTTGCAAGGGAAAGGCTTCTGGAGAGGTTGAGAGGGGTGCCTCTTTCTGGAAACAG GGGAAGCAGCAGACCATCACCTTACATTTATCACAGCGAACCAATGCTTGAAGAAGATATAAGAGGGCTGTTTGATATTGTTCGGGACACAGGGACTCGAATCTCGACAGGTCAGTCTGAAAGCTCAACCATTACTGAGTTGACCTCCCAAATCGAGAGGCTGCAACTATTGCAAGAACCAAAGAAGAAGCCACCCGGTCTCACTCAAGAAGCCCTGGACTGTTTGCGCCTGGAGGTTTTTAGCAGCACCGTTGAAGGAGTGGCGCCAAACGCTTCACAGGATTGTAGTATATGTTTGGAGACTCTCTTGGAAGGAGATGAGCTTATACGCTTGCCTTGTGGGCATAGATTTCACTCTGCCTGCTTGGATCCCTGGGTTCGAACCTGCGGAGACTGCCCGTATTGCCGTAGAGGTATAGTTGTAAACAGTCACAGAGCAATGAAGACGACGTAA
- the LOC132179731 gene encoding DNA polymerase kappa-like isoform X1: protein MEKSESTSGDTPQPWQSYHTVFTNAKAGMDGVDKERVQRIVYEMSKGSKYFENEERKEAFTRRKLESMRAQCAMLTAADISNNRTVADRRILELEATRDLTRIWLHVDMDAFYAAVETLSNPMLKGKPMAVGGMSMISTANYEARRFGVRAAMPGFIARKLCPELIFVPVDFKKYTYYSDLTRKVFQKYDPNFMAASLDEAYLDITNVCKQRGITSGEIAEELRTSVYEETGLMCSAGVGPNRLLAKVLLAIFLIFSVCVYPAWNPPYAFSTQKK from the exons ATGGAGAAGAGCGAAAGCACATCAGGCGACACGCCTCAGCCATGGCAGTCGTACCACACTGTCTTCACCAACGCTAAAGCAG GTATGGATGGGGTGGACAAAGAGAGAGTGCAAAGAATAGTGTATGAGATGAGCAAAGGATCTAAGTATTTCGAGAATGAGGAACGCAAGGAGGCCTTTACGAGGCGGAAACTCGAGAGCATGCGTGCTCAATGCGCGATGCTCACGGCAGCCGATATATCTAACAATCGGACG GTGGCTGATAGGAGAATTTTAGAGCTAGAAGCTACACGTGACTTGACGAGGATTTGGCTGCACGTAGATATGGATGCTTTTTATGCTGCTGTTGAGACATTAAGTAACCCAATGTTAAAGGGCAAGCCAATGGCCGTTGGTGGCATGTCTATGATCTCCACCGCCAATTATGAG GCACGGAGATTTGGGGTTCGTGCTGCAATGCCTGGTTTCATTGCACGTAAATTATGTCCGGAGTTAATTTTTGTTCCCGTAGATTTTAAGAAGTATACTTATTACAGTGATTTGACTAGGAAAG TTTTTCAGAAGTATGATCCCAACTTCATGGCTGCTAGTTTGGATGAAGCATACCTTGACATAACTAATGTCTGCAAACAAAGGGGCATTACCAGTGGAGAA ATTGCTGAAGAACTCAGAACCTCTGTTTATGAAGAGACTGGTCTTATGTGTAGTGCTGGAGTGGGACCAAACCGCTTACTTGCTAAGGTTCTGCTGGCTATTTTCTTGATattctctgtgtgtgtgtatcCTGCATGGAATCCACCATATGCCttttcaacacaaaaaaaataa
- the LOC132179731 gene encoding DNA polymerase kappa-like isoform X2 — protein sequence MEKSESTSGDTPQPWQSYHTVFTNAKAGMDGVDKERVQRIVYEMSKGSKYFENEERKEAFTRRKLESMRAQCAMLTAADISNNRTVADRRILELEATRDLTRIWLHVDMDAFYAAVETLSNPMLKGKPMAVGGMSMISTANYEARRFGVRAAMPGFIARKLCPELIFVPVDFKKYTYYSDLTRKEV from the exons ATGGAGAAGAGCGAAAGCACATCAGGCGACACGCCTCAGCCATGGCAGTCGTACCACACTGTCTTCACCAACGCTAAAGCAG GTATGGATGGGGTGGACAAAGAGAGAGTGCAAAGAATAGTGTATGAGATGAGCAAAGGATCTAAGTATTTCGAGAATGAGGAACGCAAGGAGGCCTTTACGAGGCGGAAACTCGAGAGCATGCGTGCTCAATGCGCGATGCTCACGGCAGCCGATATATCTAACAATCGGACG GTGGCTGATAGGAGAATTTTAGAGCTAGAAGCTACACGTGACTTGACGAGGATTTGGCTGCACGTAGATATGGATGCTTTTTATGCTGCTGTTGAGACATTAAGTAACCCAATGTTAAAGGGCAAGCCAATGGCCGTTGGTGGCATGTCTATGATCTCCACCGCCAATTATGAG GCACGGAGATTTGGGGTTCGTGCTGCAATGCCTGGTTTCATTGCACGTAAATTATGTCCGGAGTTAATTTTTGTTCCCGTAGATTTTAAGAAGTATACTTATTACAGTGATTTGACTAGGAAAG AAGTATGA